In one window of Rhodanobacter sp. FDAARGOS 1247 DNA:
- a CDS encoding TMEM43 family protein: MDLRKGISLRALALNVVGALLVFAGIGLMATTARGLQDYRVAASAHGGEVIDLGENARPEAGQHGTMARLVGTPRVVEAPHDPDFNLRVSTPVLVRHVEMFQWREIRVGDSVHYELDWVDHLLDAGHFVEPKGHANPVGFPIDGKQFDAGLVQLGGFKLDPVLLHAMPGIVQVTPDATVLPENLAASFSRYQNYLVTSAHPGDPRLGDVRVSWNEVPLQQLTVVGRIDGDRLEAAADAADGKGYVVQLGDVPVLDIFPDLPVPPEFIWTWRILSVLLASLGAFALLSAHREQRDPLLALSLGVLVVGVVAAVLWLGDTQAMGGWLAVSLVGLGVAVWRLRGPLLGSGRD; this comes from the coding sequence ATGGATTTGCGCAAGGGGATTTCGCTGCGTGCGCTGGCGTTGAACGTCGTCGGCGCGCTGCTGGTGTTCGCGGGCATCGGACTGATGGCGACCACGGCGCGTGGCCTGCAGGATTACCGGGTCGCCGCCAGCGCACATGGCGGCGAGGTGATCGACCTGGGCGAGAACGCTCGGCCGGAAGCCGGCCAGCACGGCACCATGGCCCGCCTGGTCGGCACGCCGCGGGTGGTCGAGGCGCCGCATGATCCGGACTTCAACCTGCGGGTGAGCACGCCGGTGCTGGTGCGTCACGTGGAGATGTTCCAGTGGCGCGAGATCCGGGTGGGCGACAGCGTGCACTACGAGCTGGACTGGGTCGATCACCTGCTCGACGCCGGTCACTTCGTCGAGCCGAAGGGGCACGCGAATCCGGTCGGCTTCCCGATCGATGGCAAGCAGTTCGATGCGGGCCTGGTGCAACTGGGCGGATTCAAGCTGGACCCGGTGCTGCTGCATGCGATGCCCGGCATCGTCCAGGTGACACCCGACGCCACCGTGCTGCCGGAAAATCTCGCGGCCAGCTTCTCGCGGTACCAGAACTACCTGGTCACCAGCGCGCACCCCGGCGATCCGCGGCTTGGCGATGTGCGGGTGAGCTGGAACGAGGTGCCGCTGCAGCAGCTGACCGTGGTCGGGCGCATCGATGGCGACCGGCTGGAGGCGGCCGCCGACGCGGCCGACGGCAAGGGGTACGTGGTGCAGCTGGGCGACGTGCCGGTGCTGGACATCTTTCCGGACCTGCCGGTGCCGCCGGAGTTCATCTGGACTTGGCGGATCCTTTCCGTGCTGCTGGCGTCGCTGGGTGCGTTCGCGCTGTTGTCGGCCCATCGCGAGCAGCGCGATCCGCTGCTGGCGCTGAGCCTGGGCGTGCTGGTGGTGGGCGTGGTGGCCGCCGTGCTCTGGCTGGGCGATACGCAGGCGATGGGCGGCTGGCTGGCGGTGTCGCTGGTGGGCCTGGGCGTTGCGGTCTGGCGTTTGCGCGGGCCGCTGTTGGGGTCGGGGCGCGACTGA
- the ggt gene encoding gamma-glutamyltransferase codes for MSLAMNWRAAALGLLLVAGGAFAADGAPAKAASGHASTRAPGHAAIASANFHATEAGLEVLARGGNAFDAAVAVAATLSIVEPESSGIGGGFMAVLHRASDGHNVFIDARETAPAAVDAQDYLNPDGSPNRDTALKGPLSAGIPGEPAGLVLIAKRYGRLPLKQSLAPAIRIAREGFEPDERLREAIAGMQKDLQRWPASAAKYLPGGKPPAAGAIWKDPHQARTLELIASHGDQGFYHGETAQKLVAAVRAAGGNWTLADLASYRAKERTPITVDYRGYRIVTAPPPSSGGVAIAEILNILSGYDLTKMDAATRTHYVIEAMRRAFRDHNDYLGDPDFVKMPLDMLLSPFYADGLRQSILPDKATPSSMLPRAEAAEPGMHTTHFSIIDADGNMAAVTSTVNYTMGSSFVAEGTGVLLNDEMDDFALVPNKPNVYGLLGSKANAPVGGKRMLSSMSPSIVIGADRTAVIGSPGGSTIITQVLEGILHFIDGESARQIAAHKRFHHQYLPDVVNVEAGVFDAATSDALTKMGYTLKPREPWGFMNVVTWDRKANQLDAASDPRRPSGLGKVQ; via the coding sequence ATGAGCCTGGCGATGAACTGGCGGGCGGCGGCGCTGGGCCTGCTGCTGGTCGCAGGCGGCGCGTTCGCTGCCGACGGCGCACCGGCAAAGGCCGCAAGCGGCCACGCCTCGACCCGGGCCCCGGGACACGCGGCGATCGCCAGCGCGAATTTCCACGCCACCGAGGCGGGCCTCGAAGTGCTGGCCAGGGGCGGCAATGCGTTCGACGCCGCCGTGGCGGTGGCGGCCACGCTGTCGATCGTGGAACCGGAAAGCTCCGGCATCGGTGGCGGCTTCATGGCGGTGCTGCACCGGGCCAGCGATGGCCACAACGTTTTCATCGACGCGCGCGAAACCGCGCCGGCGGCGGTGGATGCGCAGGACTACCTCAACCCCGACGGCAGCCCCAATCGCGACACCGCGCTGAAGGGACCGCTGTCGGCCGGCATCCCGGGCGAGCCGGCCGGACTGGTGCTGATCGCGAAGCGTTATGGGCGGCTGCCGCTGAAGCAGTCGCTGGCGCCGGCCATCCGCATCGCGCGCGAGGGTTTCGAGCCGGACGAGCGCCTGCGCGAAGCCATCGCCGGCATGCAGAAGGACCTGCAGCGCTGGCCCGCGTCGGCCGCGAAATACCTGCCGGGCGGCAAGCCGCCGGCAGCGGGCGCGATCTGGAAGGACCCGCACCAGGCGCGCACGCTGGAGCTGATCGCCAGCCACGGCGACCAGGGTTTCTATCACGGCGAGACGGCGCAGAAACTGGTCGCCGCGGTGCGCGCGGCCGGCGGCAACTGGACGCTGGCTGACCTGGCCAGCTACCGGGCGAAGGAGCGCACGCCGATCACGGTCGACTACCGCGGCTACCGGATCGTCACCGCGCCGCCGCCCTCGTCCGGTGGCGTGGCGATCGCCGAGATCCTCAACATCCTGTCCGGTTACGACCTGACGAAGATGGACGCCGCCACGCGCACGCACTACGTCATCGAGGCGATGCGCCGTGCGTTCCGCGACCACAACGATTACCTGGGCGACCCGGATTTCGTGAAGATGCCGCTGGACATGCTGCTGTCGCCGTTCTATGCCGACGGCCTGCGCCAGAGCATCCTGCCGGACAAGGCCACGCCGTCGTCGATGCTGCCGCGCGCCGAGGCGGCCGAGCCGGGCATGCACACCACCCATTTCTCGATCATCGACGCCGACGGCAACATGGCGGCGGTGACCTCCACGGTGAACTACACGATGGGTTCGAGCTTCGTCGCCGAAGGCACCGGCGTGCTGCTCAACGACGAGATGGACGACTTCGCGCTGGTGCCGAACAAGCCGAACGTCTACGGCCTGCTGGGCAGCAAGGCGAATGCGCCGGTCGGCGGCAAGCGCATGCTGTCGTCGATGTCGCCCAGCATCGTGATCGGCGCCGACCGCACCGCGGTGATCGGCTCGCCCGGCGGCTCCACCATCATCACCCAGGTGCTCGAGGGCATCCTGCACTTCATCGACGGCGAGAGCGCACGGCAGATCGCCGCGCACAAGCGCTTCCATCACCAGTACCTGCCGGACGTGGTGAATGTCGAGGCGGGCGTGTTCGATGCCGCGACCAGCGATGCGCTGACGAAGATGGGCTACACGCTGAAGCCCCGCGAACCCTGGGGTTTCATGAACGTGGTGACCTGGGACCGCAAGGCCAACCAGCTCGACGCCGCCAGCGATCCGCGCCGGCCGTCGGGGCTGGGCAAGGTGCAGTGA
- a CDS encoding YfhL family 4Fe-4S dicluster ferredoxin: MSLKILDTCVNCDVCEPACPNKAISLGEEFYVIDPALCTECVGHHDEPQCVVVCPVECIISDPDHVESPQQLELKYRHLMARESAA; this comes from the coding sequence ATGTCCCTGAAAATTCTCGACACCTGCGTCAATTGCGACGTCTGCGAGCCGGCTTGCCCGAACAAGGCGATCTCGCTGGGCGAAGAGTTCTACGTGATCGATCCGGCACTGTGCACCGAGTGCGTGGGCCATCACGATGAACCGCAATGCGTGGTGGTGTGTCCGGTCGAATGCATCATCAGCGACCCGGATCACGTCGAATCACCGCAGCAACTCGAACTGAAATACCGGCACCTGATGGCCAGGGAGTCCGCGGCATGA
- the coaD gene encoding pantetheine-phosphate adenylyltransferase, which translates to MSKSIGNPRLAVYPGTFDPITNGHTDLVARAAALFDRVVVAVADSSSKGPAFSIGERITLARMALADLPNVEVRGFDCLLATFVEQIGAGVIIRGLRAVSDFEYEFQLASMNRHLIPQAETLFLTPAEQYSFISSSLVREIGRLGGDISGFVHPAVQQAMRQRWQKSRAGSNKQPETEGDNHA; encoded by the coding sequence GTGAGCAAATCCATCGGCAATCCCCGCCTGGCCGTGTATCCGGGCACCTTCGATCCGATCACCAACGGTCATACCGATCTGGTGGCCCGTGCCGCGGCGCTGTTCGATCGCGTGGTGGTGGCGGTGGCCGACAGCTCCAGCAAGGGGCCGGCCTTCAGCATCGGCGAGCGGATCACCCTGGCGCGGATGGCGCTGGCCGACCTGCCCAACGTGGAAGTGCGCGGGTTCGATTGCCTGCTGGCCACCTTCGTGGAGCAGATTGGCGCCGGCGTGATCATCCGCGGCCTGCGCGCGGTGTCGGATTTCGAATACGAATTCCAGCTGGCCAGCATGAACCGGCACCTGATTCCCCAGGCCGAGACGTTGTTCCTGACGCCGGCCGAGCAATACAGTTTCATTTCCTCCTCGCTGGTACGCGAAATCGGCCGCCTCGGCGGGGACATTTCCGGTTTCGTGCATCCGGCGGTACAACAGGCCATGCGGCAGCGCTGGCAGAAGAGCCGCGCCGGCTCCAACAAGCAACCCGAAACAGAAGGTGATAACCATGCGTAA
- the rsmD gene encoding 16S rRNA (guanine(966)-N(2))-methyltransferase RsmD, with the protein MNGPRKAGPGRVRIIGGRLRNSRLEVPDVPGLRPTAERVRETLFNWLAPVIEGMDCLDLCAGTGALGIEALSRGAASVQFVERDARAAQALRANLVRLKADQAPVNVTDAGSFLQQAGRAHDLVFLDPPFALGLWAALAGQLERGGWLAARAWIYVESPRAVVPDLPPTWQLHREGHAGEVRFALYRRALPLS; encoded by the coding sequence ATGAACGGGCCACGCAAGGCCGGCCCGGGACGGGTGCGCATCATCGGCGGCCGCCTGCGCAATTCGCGGCTGGAGGTGCCGGACGTGCCGGGGTTGCGACCCACCGCCGAGCGGGTGCGCGAGACCCTGTTCAATTGGCTGGCGCCGGTCATCGAGGGCATGGACTGCCTGGATCTGTGCGCGGGCACCGGCGCGCTGGGGATCGAGGCGCTTTCGCGGGGCGCCGCGTCGGTGCAGTTCGTCGAACGCGATGCCCGCGCGGCGCAGGCGCTGCGGGCGAACCTGGTGCGGCTGAAGGCGGACCAGGCTCCGGTGAACGTCACCGACGCCGGCAGCTTCCTGCAGCAGGCCGGCCGGGCCCACGACCTGGTGTTCCTCGACCCGCCGTTTGCGCTGGGCCTGTGGGCGGCGCTGGCCGGGCAACTGGAACGGGGCGGCTGGCTGGCCGCGCGGGCGTGGATCTACGTGGAATCGCCCCGTGCCGTGGTGCCCGACCTGCCGCCGACCTGGCAGCTGCACCGCGAAGGCCATGCCGGCGAGGTGCGTTTTGCGCTCTATCGGCGTGCGCTTCCGTTAAGCTAG
- the ftsY gene encoding signal recognition particle-docking protein FtsY, whose translation MLKFWKKKPADKDAEAPATITPVDAVAQASDAPALREALAETPSPADNATDHERFQVPAPAADEPAAAPARRSWRERLAGSVFSRSLGSLFVRHPKLDDDLLDELETTLITADVGIEASTDLVENLRKRMHKREFADSPALLAALRQSLVALLKPVEQPLDVAHRKPFVVLVVGINGAGKTTTIGKLARRWRDEGRAVMLAAGDTFRAAAVEQLKTWGERNQVPVISQGQDADSASVIFDALQAARSRGADVLVADTAGRLHTQGGLMDELGKIARVLKKLDADAPHEVLMVIDGTTGQNAVNQVRQFRQIVGVTGLVVTKLDGTAKGGVVFALAREFGLPIRYVGLGETATDLRSFDAEAFVDGLLPASLGEVPTHD comes from the coding sequence ATGCTCAAGTTCTGGAAGAAAAAGCCCGCCGACAAGGACGCGGAAGCGCCGGCCACCATCACGCCGGTGGACGCTGTCGCGCAGGCCAGCGACGCCCCCGCCCTGCGCGAGGCGCTGGCCGAGACACCCTCGCCCGCCGACAACGCCACCGACCACGAACGTTTCCAGGTCCCGGCACCCGCCGCCGATGAGCCCGCCGCCGCACCGGCCAGGCGCAGCTGGCGCGAACGCCTGGCCGGCAGCGTGTTCTCGCGCAGCCTGGGTTCGCTGTTCGTGCGCCATCCGAAGCTCGACGACGACCTGCTGGACGAACTGGAAACCACCCTGATCACCGCCGACGTCGGCATCGAGGCCAGCACCGACCTGGTCGAGAACCTGCGCAAACGCATGCACAAGCGCGAGTTCGCCGACTCCCCCGCGCTGCTGGCCGCCCTGCGCCAGTCGCTGGTCGCCCTGCTCAAGCCGGTCGAGCAGCCGCTGGACGTGGCGCATCGCAAACCGTTCGTGGTGCTGGTGGTGGGCATCAACGGCGCCGGCAAGACCACCACCATCGGCAAGCTGGCCCGCCGCTGGCGCGACGAGGGCCGCGCGGTGATGCTCGCCGCCGGCGACACCTTCCGCGCCGCCGCGGTCGAGCAGCTGAAGACCTGGGGCGAACGCAACCAGGTGCCGGTGATCTCGCAGGGCCAGGATGCCGATTCGGCCAGCGTGATCTTCGATGCCTTGCAGGCGGCGCGTTCGCGCGGCGCCGACGTGCTGGTCGCCGACACCGCCGGCCGCCTGCACACCCAGGGCGGCCTGATGGACGAACTGGGCAAGATCGCCCGCGTGCTGAAGAAGCTCGATGCCGATGCGCCGCACGAGGTGCTGATGGTGATCGACGGCACCACCGGACAGAACGCCGTCAACCAGGTGCGCCAGTTCCGCCAGATCGTGGGCGTCACCGGCCTGGTCGTGACCAAGCTCGACGGCACCGCCAAGGGTGGCGTGGTGTTCGCCCTGGCGCGCGAGTTCGGCCTGCCTATCCGCTACGTGGGCCTGGGTGAAACCGCCACCGACCTGCGCAGTTTCGACGCGGAGGCCTTCGTCGATGGCCTGCTTCCGGCCAGCCTCGGCGAGGTGCCGACGCATGACTGA
- a CDS encoding AsmA family protein encodes MSRRLRLILLVLGGLVLALVLAAVIAVYLLLQPERFTRMLQTQARAAGLELSLASPASPTLFPRPALQLDGITLNAAGATAPILLAAHGQLALPWHTLFGGPTVISQLEIDSPRVDLDALQDWLAALPAKPEGAPPNIPRIDTGVSISHGSVVRGNEVLLGSVSLQAGSLVTGQPFPLALSAVTAAGTPVQLRLSATPRIEGNALQLQDITLHLTQGSTVKLALTGNAYWHGAADAEASLSGKLEQANAGQYDISLRLTPADQSNPLLLALKLDGPANHADLKLPPLALARWWNGLGDPRGPQLSVPPGSGHAEIASLEMAGISIEGLTVQAGIDAPAAAGTVAAPASKPAAGKNP; translated from the coding sequence ATGTCGCGCCGACTGCGATTGATCCTGCTGGTGCTTGGCGGCCTGGTGCTGGCACTGGTGCTGGCCGCGGTGATCGCCGTCTACCTGTTGCTGCAGCCGGAACGCTTCACCCGGATGCTGCAGACCCAGGCGCGCGCGGCCGGACTGGAACTGAGCCTGGCCAGCCCCGCCAGCCCGACCCTGTTTCCGCGCCCGGCCCTGCAGCTCGATGGCATCACCCTGAATGCGGCCGGCGCCACCGCGCCGATCCTGCTGGCCGCACACGGCCAGCTTGCCCTGCCATGGCACACCCTGTTCGGCGGCCCCACGGTGATTTCGCAGCTGGAGATCGATTCGCCACGGGTCGACCTGGATGCGCTGCAGGACTGGCTGGCCGCGTTGCCCGCCAAACCCGAGGGCGCGCCGCCGAATATTCCGCGCATCGATACCGGCGTCAGCATCAGCCACGGCAGCGTGGTTCGCGGCAATGAAGTGCTGCTGGGCAGCGTCTCGCTGCAGGCGGGCAGCCTGGTGACCGGCCAGCCATTTCCGCTGGCGCTTTCGGCCGTCACGGCGGCGGGCACGCCGGTGCAACTGCGCCTGTCGGCGACCCCGCGCATCGAAGGCAATGCGCTGCAACTGCAGGACATCACCCTGCACCTGACCCAGGGCAGCACGGTGAAACTCGCCCTCACCGGCAATGCGTACTGGCATGGCGCCGCCGATGCCGAGGCCAGCCTGAGCGGCAAGCTCGAGCAGGCCAACGCCGGCCAGTACGACATCTCGCTACGACTGACGCCCGCCGACCAGAGCAACCCGCTGCTGCTGGCGCTGAAGCTGGACGGCCCTGCCAATCATGCGGATCTGAAGCTGCCGCCGCTGGCGTTGGCGCGCTGGTGGAACGGGCTTGGCGATCCCCGGGGGCCGCAATTGAGCGTGCCGCCGGGCAGCGGCCACGCCGAAATCGCCAGCCTGGAGATGGCCGGCATCAGCATCGAAGGCCTCACCGTCCAGGCCGGCATCGATGCGCCCGCAGCGGCCGGCACGGTGGCGGCACCCGCCTCGAAACCGGCGGCCGGCAAGAATCCATGA
- the mutY gene encoding A/G-specific adenine glycosylase, producing the protein MSASFANRLLRWFGRHGRKDLPWQQALDNGQRDAYRVWLSEVMLQQTQVATVVGYFDRFVGALPTLEALADAHEDTVLALWSGLGYYRRARFLHRAAQLCVERHGGELPRDFDALNALPGIGRSTAGAILAQAHGLRFPILDGNVKRVLARYHGIHGHPGESAVEKQLWQHAEAHTPGTRVADYTQAIMDLGATVCIRARPRCDACPLATDCIAHRDDLTAALPGRKPARSIPTRATVMLILRDASHRVLLERRGPQGVWSGLWSLPEASDPNEAWRVARQHAHIDDAQALAPFTHVFSHYRLAIEPLLFDRATAARGVADNPHWRWCGVDELDALGLPAPVRSLLLQISDAGRTHAASLRTN; encoded by the coding sequence ATGAGCGCTTCATTCGCGAACCGGTTGCTGCGCTGGTTCGGCCGGCACGGCCGCAAGGACCTGCCGTGGCAGCAGGCGCTCGACAACGGCCAGCGCGACGCCTACCGCGTGTGGTTGTCCGAAGTGATGCTGCAGCAGACCCAGGTCGCCACCGTGGTCGGCTACTTCGATCGTTTCGTCGGCGCGCTGCCCACGCTGGAAGCGCTGGCTGACGCCCACGAAGACACCGTGCTGGCGCTGTGGTCGGGACTCGGCTACTACCGCCGCGCCCGCTTCCTGCACCGCGCCGCGCAACTCTGCGTCGAACGGCACGGCGGCGAACTGCCGCGCGACTTCGACGCATTGAACGCGCTGCCCGGCATCGGCCGCTCCACCGCCGGGGCGATCCTGGCGCAGGCGCACGGCCTGCGCTTTCCCATCCTCGACGGCAACGTCAAGCGCGTGCTGGCGCGCTACCACGGCATCCACGGCCACCCCGGCGAAAGCGCGGTGGAAAAGCAGCTGTGGCAACACGCCGAAGCACACACCCCGGGCACCCGCGTCGCCGACTACACCCAGGCGATCATGGATCTTGGCGCGACGGTCTGCATCCGTGCGCGCCCGCGCTGCGATGCCTGCCCGCTGGCCACGGATTGCATCGCGCACCGCGACGACCTCACCGCCGCCCTGCCTGGCCGCAAGCCGGCCCGATCGATCCCGACCCGCGCCACCGTGATGCTGATCCTGCGTGACGCAAGCCATCGCGTGTTGCTGGAACGACGGGGCCCGCAAGGCGTGTGGTCGGGCCTGTGGAGCCTCCCCGAGGCGAGCGACCCGAACGAAGCCTGGCGAGTGGCACGGCAACACGCGCACATCGATGACGCGCAGGCGCTCGCCCCGTTCACCCACGTCTTCAGCCACTATCGGCTGGCGATCGAGCCGCTGCTGTTCGATCGCGCGACAGCCGCACGCGGCGTCGCCGATAATCCGCACTGGCGCTGGTGCGGCGTCGACGAACTCGATGCGCTTGGCCTGCCCGCGCCGGTACGCAGTCTCTTGCTGCAGATCAGCGACGCCGGCCGAACGCATGCCGCAAGCTTGCGCACCAACTGA
- a CDS encoding oxidative damage protection protein, translated as MSRTIHCSKLHIDAEGLDFAPWPGPLGQRIYTEISKPAWQQWLAHQTTLINEYRLNPLDPKSRKYLGEQMEKFLFGGDVDQAAGFSPPPTES; from the coding sequence ATGAGCCGCACCATCCACTGCAGCAAACTCCACATCGACGCCGAAGGCCTCGACTTCGCCCCCTGGCCCGGCCCGCTCGGCCAGCGCATCTACACCGAGATTTCCAAGCCCGCCTGGCAACAGTGGCTGGCCCACCAGACCACCCTGATCAACGAGTACCGGCTCAATCCCCTCGACCCGAAATCGCGCAAGTACCTCGGCGAACAGATGGAGAAATTCCTGTTCGGCGGCGACGTCGACCAGGCCGCCGGCTTCAGCCCGCCGCCCACCGAGTCTTGA
- a CDS encoding 2-hydroxyacyl-CoA dehydratase, with the protein MTSQKYDFRQFQEELARLEQKVEKQQAAKPPGGKPLGKKALAAQRMAMAREEFLALRKRHELTVADVVAFFPEEEGIAYLQELIAAAQAKPRRSRKA; encoded by the coding sequence ATGACTTCCCAGAAATACGATTTCCGCCAGTTCCAGGAAGAGCTCGCCAGGCTTGAACAGAAGGTGGAGAAGCAGCAGGCCGCCAAACCGCCCGGCGGGAAACCGCTCGGCAAGAAGGCGCTGGCCGCCCAGCGGATGGCGATGGCCCGCGAGGAATTCCTGGCCCTGCGCAAACGGCACGAACTGACCGTGGCCGACGTGGTGGCGTTCTTTCCGGAGGAGGAAGGCATCGCCTACCTGCAGGAACTGATCGCCGCCGCGCAGGCGAAACCGCGGCGCAGCCGCAAGGCCTGA
- a CDS encoding M28 family metallopeptidase, translating into MKRLLLSAVIMAAFSTAQATDQPGFSTERLSATVKTLSSDAFEGRGPATPAETKTIDYVVAQMKAAGLQPGGDLKDGKRGWTQAVPLRRSAIVGTPVLRLALGDQHEKLTQGEQIAIRAPMNGSTEVAIRNAPLVFVGYGVKAPERHWDDFKGVDLHGKIAVVLINDPDFETGHGDFGGKAMTYYGRWTYKFEEAARQGALGLLVIHETAPASYGWATVKNSNTNAMFDIVRDKPAAVHPELEGWIQRDLAVRMFSHAGLDFDALKKQAQTRDFKPVTLKDESLSAHFKVDSQVITSHNIVGRVEGSKRPDQTVIYSAHWDHLGVGAPDASGDRIYNGAVDNATGTAALIEMGRAFAQGPRPERTVVFLNVTAEEKGLLGSEYYAANPLYPLATTVGVLNMDALDPHGPARNFTISGSAKLGLLDDLIAEAKKHDISYTADPKPEAGYFFRSDHFSFAKRGVPAISFGSGNDWIDGGLAAGKAAEDDYTAKRYHQPADQWEADWSFTGMARDLQVLHDVGSDLANSDQWPDWSKDSEFRSIRDASSAERK; encoded by the coding sequence GTGAAGCGACTACTCCTCAGCGCCGTGATCATGGCCGCGTTCTCGACCGCCCAGGCCACCGACCAGCCCGGTTTCAGCACCGAGCGGCTTTCGGCCACGGTGAAGACGCTTTCCTCGGATGCATTCGAAGGCCGCGGGCCGGCCACGCCGGCCGAGACGAAGACCATCGACTATGTGGTGGCGCAGATGAAGGCCGCCGGCCTGCAACCGGGCGGCGACCTCAAGGACGGCAAGCGCGGCTGGACCCAGGCAGTGCCGTTGCGACGCAGCGCGATCGTCGGCACGCCGGTGTTACGGCTGGCGCTTGGCGACCAGCATGAAAAACTGACCCAGGGCGAGCAGATCGCGATCCGCGCCCCGATGAACGGTTCGACCGAGGTGGCGATCCGCAACGCGCCGCTGGTGTTCGTCGGCTACGGCGTGAAGGCGCCGGAGCGCCACTGGGATGATTTCAAGGGCGTCGACCTGCACGGCAAGATCGCCGTGGTGCTGATCAACGATCCGGATTTCGAGACCGGCCACGGCGACTTCGGCGGCAAGGCGATGACCTACTACGGCCGCTGGACCTACAAGTTCGAGGAAGCCGCGCGGCAGGGCGCGCTCGGCCTGCTGGTGATCCACGAGACCGCGCCTGCTTCGTACGGCTGGGCCACGGTGAAGAACTCCAACACCAACGCGATGTTCGACATCGTGCGCGACAAGCCCGCCGCCGTGCACCCGGAACTGGAAGGCTGGATTCAGCGCGACCTGGCCGTGCGGATGTTCAGTCACGCCGGGCTGGATTTCGATGCGCTGAAGAAGCAGGCGCAGACGCGCGACTTCAAGCCGGTCACCCTGAAGGACGAAAGTCTCTCGGCCCACTTCAAGGTCGATTCGCAGGTGATCACCTCGCACAACATCGTCGGCCGCGTGGAAGGCAGCAAGCGCCCGGACCAGACGGTGATCTACAGCGCGCACTGGGACCATCTCGGCGTCGGCGCGCCGGACGCCAGCGGCGACCGCATCTACAACGGCGCCGTCGACAACGCCACCGGCACCGCGGCGCTGATCGAGATGGGACGCGCCTTCGCCCAGGGCCCCAGGCCCGAGCGCACGGTGGTGTTCCTCAACGTCACCGCCGAGGAAAAGGGCCTGCTCGGCTCCGAGTATTACGCGGCCAATCCGCTCTACCCGCTGGCCACCACGGTCGGTGTGCTCAACATGGACGCGCTCGATCCGCATGGCCCCGCGCGCAACTTCACCATCTCCGGCAGCGCGAAGCTGGGCCTGCTCGACGACCTGATCGCCGAGGCGAAGAAGCACGACATCAGCTACACCGCCGACCCGAAACCCGAGGCGGGCTACTTCTTCCGGTCCGATCACTTCTCGTTCGCCAAGCGCGGCGTGCCGGCGATCTCGTTCGGCTCGGGCAATGACTGGATCGATGGCGGCTTGGCGGCCGGCAAGGCCGCCGAGGACGATTACACCGCCAAGCGCTACCACCAGCCCGCCGACCAATGGGAAGCGGACTGGTCGTTCACCGGCATGGCGCGCGACCTGCAGGTGCTCCACGACGTGGGCAGCGACCTGGCCAATTCCGACCAGTGGCCGGACTGGAGCAAGGACTCCGAATTCCGCAGCATCCGCGACGCCAGCAGCGCCGAGCGGAAATAG